One Gossypium hirsutum isolate 1008001.06 chromosome A11, Gossypium_hirsutum_v2.1, whole genome shotgun sequence genomic window carries:
- the LOC107899446 gene encoding 50S ribosomal protein L9: protein MAYIQYGRHALRQIIKETNVQQSHDRLMQPLFYACQGIRYRKLDVILTTSIEKLGKAGETVKVAPGYFRNHLMPKLLAVPNIDKFAYLIKEQRKIYQPKEEEVQVVTKNVEDKSKVYEKAAYRLLNGRLVLRRSINVEKFRAQSTKDDPIELRSPVTKDEIVAEVGRQLCVQIDPENLHLPTPLETFGLFDVQLRMPKSIPLPEGRYNWTLKVKIQGK from the exons ATGGCTTATATCCAGTATGGAAGACATGCCCTTCGGCAAATTATCAAAGAAACGAATGTCCAGCAAAGCCATGATCGTTTGATGCAACCTCTGTTCTATGCTTGTCAAGGAATTAGATACAGAAAGTTGGATGTGATTCTTACGACG AGCATTGAGAAACTTGGCAAAGCTGGTGAGACTGTCAAAGTCGCTCCTGGTTATTTTCGCAATCATCTGATgccgaaattgcttgctgttcCTAATATTGATAAGTTCGCTTATCTCATTAAGGAGCAGCGTAAG ATTTATCAACCGAAGGAAGAAGAGGTTCAAGTAGTTACAAAGAATGTGGAAGATAAGAGCAAAGTATATGAAAAGGCTGCATATCGTCTACTTAATGGCCGGCTG GTATTGAGGAGATCTATCAATGTTGAAAAGTTTCGTGCCCAATCGACCAAAGATGACCCAATTGAATTGCGCTCACCTGTGACAAAAGATGAAATTGTTGCTGAG GTTGGAAGGCAGCTTTGCGTTCAAATTGATCCTGAAAATCTGCACCTTCCAACACCTTTGGAAACATTTGGACTGTTTGATGTGCAATTGCGGATGCCAAAATCCATACCGCTCCCAGAAGGAAGGTATAATTGGACGCTTAAAGTTAAAATCCAAGGTAAATAA